The Spirosoma radiotolerans genome has a window encoding:
- a CDS encoding S41 family peptidase: MRYLLALLLLSSTALAQSVTQSQTLVAIGKVWGFLKYYHPQVATGKVDWDGQLVQLINESPTIHSKADLSARLLGWVNLLGPVKPCARCSPPDLARFSRNQDLSWLADSSLFNPALCQQLTFIAANRNQHTNYYVHWDPFRNRLDFSEAEYAAMALPNVSYRLLGLFRYWNIIEYFHPTKYAMTQPWHQVLTQFVPRFQQATDTLSYQQELQRLISATHDGHAELVIPPAYRLPWTKPFLLPPFDYRLLIDTLLVTGYLNDSLSQLDDIRRGDRLIQIGDRSVTELIDQRAPDFSGSNRSALIRQILPVLLTGSQPVVEIDLIRDGQRVRKTMHRYRFERMNYRPPLPLKAETIPSTIGYVDLGTLQVSEVKQVMEQYRNRQGIIFDVRAYPKGTFQRICEYLNPVPKGFALYTKPDPTSPGLFTWSEVQYVGRNNPDYYRGKVAILCNSRTQSAAESTCMALRTAPQAKIIGTPSAGANGDVSYVMFPGGYQTRFSGRGVYTLERQLILGPGVPIDIDATPSATDYLTGTDRALQAAIDWISQ; this comes from the coding sequence ATGCGGTATCTTCTTGCCCTGCTTCTGCTGTCATCAACCGCACTTGCTCAATCAGTAACGCAGTCCCAGACCTTAGTGGCCATCGGGAAGGTGTGGGGCTTTCTTAAGTACTATCATCCTCAAGTAGCTACCGGAAAAGTCGATTGGGATGGCCAGCTCGTTCAACTCATCAATGAATCCCCTACTATCCACTCCAAAGCTGACTTGTCCGCCCGACTGCTAGGCTGGGTTAACCTATTAGGACCGGTTAAACCTTGTGCACGCTGTTCACCGCCCGACTTGGCTCGCTTTAGCCGAAACCAGGATTTAAGTTGGCTGGCTGATTCGTCCCTGTTTAACCCAGCCCTTTGCCAGCAACTAACCTTTATTGCCGCCAATCGAAACCAGCACACCAATTACTATGTCCACTGGGACCCCTTCCGGAATCGATTAGACTTTTCTGAAGCAGAGTATGCTGCCATGGCTTTGCCAAACGTATCATACCGGCTGTTGGGGCTGTTTCGTTACTGGAATATAATCGAATATTTTCATCCCACTAAATATGCCATGACTCAACCCTGGCATCAGGTGTTGACCCAGTTTGTACCCCGCTTCCAACAGGCTACTGATACGCTGAGCTATCAACAAGAGTTGCAACGGTTAATTAGTGCCACTCACGACGGCCATGCCGAGCTGGTTATTCCCCCAGCGTATCGACTCCCCTGGACCAAACCGTTCCTGCTTCCGCCCTTTGATTACCGACTGCTGATTGATACGTTGCTGGTGACGGGCTACCTCAATGACTCATTAAGCCAACTCGATGATATTCGCCGGGGAGACCGTCTGATTCAAATTGGTGATCGCTCGGTAACTGAACTGATCGATCAACGAGCGCCAGATTTTTCGGGCTCGAATCGATCGGCGCTGATTCGGCAGATCTTGCCGGTCTTGCTCACTGGCTCGCAGCCTGTGGTTGAAATTGATCTGATTCGGGATGGCCAACGGGTCCGAAAAACGATGCATCGATATCGGTTCGAGCGAATGAACTATCGTCCCCCGTTACCCCTTAAGGCCGAAACCATTCCCTCAACCATTGGCTATGTTGACTTGGGTACGCTCCAGGTAAGCGAGGTCAAACAAGTCATGGAGCAGTACCGAAATCGGCAAGGCATTATTTTCGATGTGCGGGCCTACCCCAAAGGGACCTTCCAGCGAATTTGTGAGTATTTAAATCCAGTTCCTAAGGGGTTTGCGCTTTACACCAAACCCGATCCAACTTCTCCCGGACTGTTTACCTGGAGCGAGGTACAGTACGTTGGGCGAAATAACCCAGATTACTACCGGGGTAAAGTCGCCATTCTCTGTAACAGCCGTACACAAAGCGCAGCAGAATCGACGTGCATGGCCCTTCGAACGGCTCCTCAGGCCAAGATTATTGGCACGCCCTCAGCGGGTGCCAACGGTGATGTGAGTTATGTGATGTTTCCGGGTGGTTATCAAACCCGCTTTAGTGGGCGGGGTGTTTATACGCTGGAGAGGCAGTTAATTCTGGGCCCCGGCGTCCCCATTGATATAGACGCAACACCAAGTGCTACTGACTATTTAACAGGCACAGATCGAGCTTTACAAGCGGCCATCGACTGGATTAGTCAATAG
- a CDS encoding RES family NAD+ phosphorylase, with translation MPLVYRIQKKQFIESVLTGEGARLNGGRWNPPGTPLVYTSITPELALLETLVHLDGTPVRDLPPFVRMSIELPDAIEAIQLSELPTGWDALKYPESLPSFLLPKLVPTYPALAFAIPSVIVRNTPSRNILINPLHPLMSQVKVVEVVAHEFDERLQKQAERPAASTARVKKT, from the coding sequence ATGCCTTTAGTCTATCGTATTCAAAAGAAGCAGTTCATTGAGTCAGTACTAACGGGGGAAGGAGCGCGTTTGAACGGTGGTCGCTGGAATCCACCAGGTACTCCCTTAGTCTACACGTCGATAACACCCGAGTTGGCCTTGCTGGAAACGTTAGTACATTTAGATGGTACACCTGTGCGCGATTTGCCGCCGTTTGTACGAATGAGCATCGAACTACCGGACGCCATTGAGGCAATTCAATTATCTGAGCTGCCCACAGGTTGGGATGCGCTCAAGTATCCCGAAAGCCTACCGTCGTTTTTATTACCCAAGCTAGTGCCTACCTATCCTGCTTTGGCCTTTGCCATCCCGTCGGTGATTGTCAGGAATACGCCTTCGCGCAACATTCTGATCAATCCTTTACACCCGCTGATGAGTCAGGTGAAGGTGGTAGAAGTAGTGGCTCATGAGTTCGATGAACGATTACAGAAACAGGCTGAAAGGCCAGCGGCCTCTACCGCTCGGGTTAAGAAGACTTAA
- the parS gene encoding type II RES/Xre toxin-antitoxin system antitoxin, which yields MKATTEKDRKDRPDAKDSSTRQPIFEAANTIVRILPERTGPFELIAQSRSGVAHAEVRQLASLLELTIRELAILLSMNERTMARRLLSGSLNKVESERLLLLKAVAAHGLRVFEDQGKFNRWLRRPLEILEGQSPLELLDTATGFQVVDQILGRIEYGVYS from the coding sequence ATGAAAGCAACTACCGAGAAAGATCGCAAAGACAGGCCGGACGCTAAAGACAGCAGCACACGACAACCTATATTTGAGGCAGCTAATACCATAGTTCGTATTTTACCCGAACGAACCGGCCCCTTCGAACTCATTGCCCAGTCGCGCTCAGGGGTGGCCCATGCCGAGGTGCGACAACTGGCTTCTTTGTTGGAGCTGACGATTCGGGAGTTAGCCATCCTGCTATCGATGAACGAGCGGACGATGGCTCGTCGCTTATTGAGTGGCTCATTAAACAAGGTGGAATCTGAACGACTCCTGTTGCTCAAAGCTGTAGCGGCCCATGGCCTGCGCGTGTTCGAAGATCAAGGTAAGTTCAACCGCTGGTTGCGCCGACCCTTGGAGATCCTGGAAGGTCAATCCCCCCTAGAATTGCTGGATACGGCTACTGGTTTCCAAGTAGTGGATCAGATCTTAGGCCGCATTGAGTACGGCGTTTATAGTTAA
- a CDS encoding dihydrofolate reductase family protein: protein MRKLVLFAHVSLDGFAADGQNGLGFLSYTQELQQFADELVKTVGAPIYGKNTYQLMADYWPTVLTDPTASQPELDHARWVQEIPKIVFSTTLPRAEWPNTTLIKDNVVDQVNQLKRKSGKDLVIFGSPGLARSLMKLRLIDEYKLTLHPIILGQGIPLFDSSTPMSMLTLVTSKTLGSGVVTLHYTGRS, encoded by the coding sequence ATGAGAAAATTAGTGTTGTTCGCCCATGTGTCTTTGGATGGGTTTGCCGCAGACGGTCAGAATGGCCTGGGCTTTTTATCATACACGCAGGAGCTTCAACAATTCGCCGACGAACTGGTCAAAACGGTTGGCGCTCCGATATACGGCAAGAATACGTATCAGTTAATGGCAGACTACTGGCCAACTGTTTTAACCGATCCAACGGCTAGCCAACCCGAACTTGACCATGCCCGATGGGTGCAGGAAATCCCCAAAATCGTTTTCTCCACCACCTTGCCCCGGGCAGAATGGCCTAACACCACCCTGATCAAGGACAATGTGGTTGATCAGGTAAACCAACTTAAACGGAAATCCGGCAAAGACCTGGTGATTTTCGGAAGTCCTGGACTGGCCAGAAGTCTGATGAAACTGAGACTCATCGATGAATACAAATTAACCCTGCATCCGATCATTTTAGGGCAAGGCATCCCCCTGTTTGACAGTTCTACGCCAATGAGTATGTTGACCTTAGTGACATCAAAAACGCTTGGCTCGGGCGTCGTGACATTGCATTACACAGGGCGATCATAA
- a CDS encoding DUF4249 domain-containing protein, whose amino-acid sequence MRSTTWQMSLGCLLCLLLLACVDPEELIYRGTVDVIVVDGTITNLAEPQLIKLNRSRADPLTGRFGVLPITKANVHVVVDSAQIISATEIADGTYQLPSDFRGQVGHAYQLRITLSDGKQLVSTQQVMPTVPPIDNLSIRFNATAFAPGQYPNGFRAGYNCFITTKDPVDQHNYYRWDWKLWEKQHWCRSCYQGYYVDSVQQNYVQNGVLISVRSAVEDCVGFPRDFGQTERDLWFEYTCRTPCWDISQNYSLTLFDDQLTNGGAVNGRQVAVVPFLTRQPALLEMRQVAITASAYWFYDLLQQQTQKTGGLADTPPTAIVGNVTNRANVREAVVGFFTASAVATTRRFLDKNDATVLSFGAYDELGKIIEANDELFYVQTRRIPNPGPDGKPFTAGGPSRFITAPCIPGETRTPTKPEGWPN is encoded by the coding sequence ATGCGCTCCACTACTTGGCAGATGAGTCTTGGCTGCCTACTTTGTCTGCTGCTACTCGCCTGCGTGGATCCCGAAGAGCTAATCTATAGGGGGACGGTGGATGTCATTGTAGTCGATGGTACAATTACCAATCTAGCCGAACCCCAGCTCATTAAGCTTAATCGCTCCCGAGCCGATCCACTTACGGGACGCTTTGGGGTATTACCCATTACCAAAGCCAACGTTCATGTCGTGGTCGATTCGGCGCAAATTATTTCGGCAACGGAAATTGCGGATGGTACCTATCAATTGCCCAGCGATTTTCGGGGCCAGGTTGGTCATGCCTATCAACTTCGGATCACGCTCAGCGATGGAAAACAGTTAGTATCTACCCAGCAGGTTATGCCTACTGTGCCACCGATTGATAACCTGTCGATCCGCTTTAATGCAACCGCGTTTGCTCCCGGCCAGTACCCCAATGGTTTTCGAGCGGGTTACAACTGCTTTATTACCACAAAAGACCCCGTTGATCAACATAACTATTACCGTTGGGACTGGAAATTATGGGAGAAACAGCACTGGTGCCGGAGTTGTTACCAAGGGTACTATGTTGATTCTGTTCAGCAGAATTATGTACAAAACGGGGTGCTTATATCGGTTCGAAGTGCCGTTGAAGATTGTGTGGGGTTTCCCCGAGATTTCGGACAAACTGAACGCGATCTCTGGTTTGAGTATACCTGCCGAACTCCCTGTTGGGATATTAGTCAGAATTATTCCCTCACTCTTTTTGATGACCAACTGACCAATGGTGGGGCTGTCAATGGTCGTCAGGTTGCTGTGGTGCCGTTTCTGACTCGTCAACCCGCCCTGCTTGAAATGCGTCAGGTCGCCATCACGGCATCGGCTTATTGGTTTTATGATCTTCTACAGCAGCAAACCCAAAAAACGGGGGGACTCGCTGATACACCCCCGACGGCCATCGTTGGGAATGTAACAAACCGGGCTAATGTGCGAGAAGCCGTAGTCGGCTTTTTCACCGCTAGCGCGGTTGCCACCACTCGTCGCTTTCTGGATAAGAACGATGCTACGGTCTTATCCTTTGGGGCCTATGATGAGCTGGGCAAAATCATTGAGGCTAACGATGAGTTATTCTACGTACAGACCCGCCGTATCCCAAATCCGGGTCCCGACGGAAAACCGTTTACAGCGGGTGGGCCAAGTCGGTTTATAACAGCGCCTTGTATTCCCGGTGAAACCCGAACGCCGACCAAGCCTGAAGGCTGGCCAAACTGA
- a CDS encoding GNAT family N-acetyltransferase translates to MFTPFPILKTERLTLRQVGMNDEQEIVALRSDREVNKYLGRQPSNTIDEVRNFINQINENSLKNDSIYWAITVSNHPDLIGAIGLFGFSEKQGNCEIGYELLPAYQGQGIMQEAVRAVIDYAFATINVQAIEATLHPTNQRSIKLLEKFSFRASNQTGSTDSDILGYQLNKSN, encoded by the coding sequence ATGTTCACGCCTTTCCCCATTTTGAAAACGGAAAGGCTTACGCTCAGGCAAGTAGGAATGAATGACGAGCAGGAAATAGTTGCTCTACGGTCTGATCGTGAAGTAAATAAATATCTGGGTAGACAACCAAGCAATACGATTGATGAGGTCAGGAATTTTATCAATCAGATCAATGAGAATAGCCTAAAAAACGACTCGATCTATTGGGCCATAACGGTCAGTAACCACCCAGATTTAATTGGGGCAATTGGTCTTTTTGGCTTTTCCGAGAAGCAGGGTAATTGTGAAATCGGCTATGAACTGTTGCCTGCCTATCAAGGACAGGGGATCATGCAGGAGGCTGTTAGGGCCGTGATTGATTATGCCTTTGCTACCATTAATGTTCAAGCCATTGAAGCCACCCTTCACCCAACTAATCAACGTTCCATAAAGCTGTTGGAGAAATTCTCGTTTAGGGCTTCCAACCAGACTGGCAGTACAGATTCGGATATACTCGGTTATCAATTGAACAAGAGTAATTGA
- a CDS encoding AraC family transcriptional regulator: MRDPAYDRLTLLGIAYESGFNSQRTFNRVFKQMTGKTPIDYKNSLKKEWPIDKLATSSRIRPVVLRSESLSNWAPGPLKRSAMFTNYLKIAFRNLTRQKGYSFINIGGLAAGMAIAMLIGLWINDELTYDRSFINHKQLAQVMTTTVGDNGAMSTNPLVPQPIAGELRSKYGSDFKNVAMSRWTMRRPGFFQGV; encoded by the coding sequence ATGCGTGATCCGGCCTATGACCGGCTCACCCTGCTGGGTATTGCCTACGAGTCGGGATTTAATTCTCAACGAACGTTCAACCGGGTTTTTAAACAGATGACGGGCAAAACCCCGATTGACTACAAAAACAGCCTGAAAAAAGAATGGCCAATTGATAAGTTGGCCACTTCCTCACGCATCAGGCCGGTAGTATTGCGTTCAGAAAGTCTATCCAACTGGGCTCCCGGACCATTAAAACGCAGTGCTATGTTCACGAACTATCTCAAAATAGCTTTTCGGAATCTGACCCGCCAGAAAGGCTATTCCTTTATCAACATTGGTGGCTTGGCAGCAGGCATGGCCATAGCCATGCTGATCGGTTTATGGATCAACGATGAGCTGACCTATGACCGCTCATTTATCAACCATAAACAACTCGCTCAGGTAATGACGACCACGGTTGGCGATAATGGAGCGATGAGTACCAATCCATTAGTTCCCCAGCCCATTGCTGGTGAACTGCGCAGCAAGTACGGCAGCGACTTTAAAAACGTTGCTATGTCGCGCTGGACCATGAGAAGGCCGGGATTTTTCCAGGGAGTTTAG
- a CDS encoding ABC transporter permease, which produces MILNEAAVKQIGMKKAIVGQTIQYEGKNYQVIGVVKDIIQESPYKSVTPMVYLTSREWIGTVTVAMKTGVPIKDALSKIEQAFKKYNPSLPFNYRFNDDDYAKKFADEDRIGKLATFFTILAIFISCLGLFGLASFMAEQRKKEIGVRRILGASMYNLWQMLSGEFAWLVLIACLIAVPVA; this is translated from the coding sequence ATGATCCTGAACGAAGCCGCCGTGAAACAAATCGGCATGAAGAAGGCCATTGTGGGACAGACGATCCAGTACGAGGGTAAAAATTACCAGGTGATTGGTGTAGTGAAAGACATCATCCAAGAATCGCCTTACAAGTCAGTGACGCCGATGGTTTATTTAACGAGTCGTGAATGGATTGGTACGGTAACGGTGGCCATGAAAACAGGCGTGCCGATAAAAGATGCCCTGTCTAAAATCGAACAGGCCTTTAAAAAATACAATCCCAGTCTGCCTTTCAATTATCGGTTTAATGATGACGATTATGCCAAGAAATTTGCCGACGAAGACCGCATCGGCAAGCTGGCCACCTTCTTCACCATCCTGGCCATCTTTATTTCCTGTCTGGGTTTATTTGGCCTGGCCTCGTTTATGGCCGAGCAGCGCAAAAAAGAAATCGGGGTACGTAGGATACTAGGCGCATCCATGTACAATTTATGGCAAATGCTGTCAGGAGAGTTTGCCTGGCTGGTGCTTATTGCCTGCCTGATTGCCGTCCCGGTTGCCTAG
- a CDS encoding DUF1801 domain-containing protein — protein sequence MNTQEQIETYLASQPEPKRNDLQALHYLMLEVMPPGKLWFLDGKNSNNKLVTNPAIGYGVRTIIYADGKTREFYQIGISANTAGISVYILGIDDKTYLAKRFGETIGKASVSGYCIKFKRLTDIDLDTLKAAIRYGIEMTNKE from the coding sequence ATGAATACACAAGAACAAATCGAAACGTATCTAGCAAGCCAACCTGAACCCAAACGCAACGACCTACAAGCGTTGCACTACCTTATGCTAGAGGTTATGCCACCCGGCAAACTATGGTTCCTGGATGGTAAAAACAGTAACAATAAACTGGTGACTAATCCGGCTATTGGCTATGGCGTTCGCACCATAATCTATGCAGATGGAAAAACCAGGGAGTTTTATCAAATCGGTATCAGTGCCAACACGGCCGGAATCTCAGTTTATATCCTGGGTATCGATGATAAAACGTACTTAGCAAAACGGTTTGGCGAAACGATTGGCAAGGCAAGTGTGAGCGGCTATTGCATCAAGTTTAAGAGGCTAACCGATATAGACCTGGATACACTTAAAGCAGCCATACGATATGGGATTGAGATGACAAATAAAGAGTAA
- a CDS encoding sensor histidine kinase, protein MNDLSLPTFSLPELLDYAPYGLAYFEPIWVSQTITDFNLMRANTPAQAWLALTSGREPWVSLKDGFPGALEDGLLDRLVTVFLTKTVIQFEHHDGSARHWARWSLRPLGTGLLVSFENLTQGKIEQQLEARQQAELLLSVLDASPAIVVAYELILDPTGVVTDLRYVLQNHAHRQAIGMTDEEVIGQTMLTLFPSLRDSNLLTLYTQVAQTGQPFRGEHLFPDGYWYDVSAIKRGDGVVVTATNIHAQKTAQQQMAVYQSQLEAANQELKQANRQLQQTNQNLHQLTYSVSHDLQEPLRKIQTFSDLLQVRYQSYLPQPAQADLQRLQLSAARMSVLIRDIRTYSGVVANTEAFRTVSLSAVVRQVARALAQPVASSGAILSIGELPRVVGAADQLQQLFYNLLSNALTFTRPGVTPDLSVTAHSLEPHEVPLLLQGLTTVNWWEIRVQDNGPGFEEKYLDRIFSLFQQLQGKSRHEGSGLGLALCKRVLDNHGGAITARSQPGQGATFIIYLPAS, encoded by the coding sequence ATGAACGACCTGTCGCTGCCGACCTTTTCCCTTCCTGAACTTCTCGACTACGCTCCCTACGGCTTAGCCTATTTCGAACCGATTTGGGTCAGCCAAACCATTACGGATTTCAACCTGATGCGGGCTAATACCCCCGCCCAGGCCTGGCTGGCCCTCACGAGTGGGCGGGAGCCCTGGGTCAGCCTGAAAGATGGCTTTCCCGGGGCGTTGGAGGATGGGCTGCTCGACCGGCTCGTGACGGTTTTTCTGACCAAAACGGTCATTCAGTTTGAGCATCACGATGGGTCGGCCCGGCACTGGGCCCGGTGGTCGCTGCGCCCCTTGGGGACAGGACTGCTGGTAAGCTTTGAGAATCTAACGCAGGGTAAGATTGAACAGCAACTGGAGGCCCGGCAACAGGCCGAACTGCTGCTGTCCGTACTGGATGCTTCGCCGGCTATTGTTGTCGCCTACGAGTTGATCCTTGACCCGACCGGGGTAGTGACGGACTTGCGGTATGTGCTCCAGAACCATGCCCACCGGCAGGCTATTGGCATGACCGATGAAGAGGTCATAGGGCAAACCATGTTGACGTTATTTCCCTCCTTACGGGACAGTAACTTACTGACTTTATACACACAGGTCGCGCAGACGGGCCAGCCCTTTCGGGGGGAGCATCTGTTTCCCGATGGGTACTGGTACGATGTGTCGGCCATCAAGCGGGGCGATGGGGTAGTCGTCACGGCCACCAATATTCATGCCCAGAAAACGGCTCAACAGCAGATGGCCGTTTACCAAAGCCAACTAGAAGCGGCTAATCAGGAGCTTAAGCAAGCCAACCGGCAACTACAACAAACCAACCAGAATCTGCACCAACTGACCTACTCAGTGAGTCACGATTTGCAGGAACCCCTGCGTAAAATTCAGACGTTTAGTGACCTGCTGCAGGTCCGGTATCAGAGCTATCTGCCTCAACCGGCTCAGGCCGACTTGCAGCGTCTACAACTGTCGGCGGCCCGGATGTCAGTGTTGATCCGCGACATCCGGACTTACTCCGGGGTGGTGGCGAATACCGAAGCGTTCCGGACGGTTTCCTTATCGGCGGTGGTCCGTCAGGTAGCCCGTGCGTTGGCCCAACCGGTGGCGTCCTCGGGTGCCATTCTATCCATTGGTGAATTACCCCGGGTAGTGGGGGCTGCTGACCAACTTCAGCAGTTGTTCTATAACCTGCTGAGCAACGCCCTTACGTTTACCCGCCCCGGGGTCACCCCTGACCTGTCAGTAACGGCTCATTCGCTCGAACCACATGAGGTTCCCCTGCTCCTGCAGGGCCTGACAACGGTCAACTGGTGGGAGATACGCGTGCAGGACAATGGCCCTGGCTTCGAGGAGAAGTATCTGGACCGCATCTTCAGCTTGTTTCAGCAATTACAGGGCAAGAGCCGTCATGAGGGCAGCGGTCTGGGACTAGCCCTCTGTAAGCGGGTGCTGGATAATCATGGGGGCGCTATTACAGCCCGGAGTCAACCCGGTCAAGGGGCTACATTTATTATCTATCTTCCCGCTAGCTAA
- a CDS encoding 3-keto-disaccharide hydrolase — protein sequence MVSKRIALAFLLYLTLAGTQAQTPNTLSAQEKKEGWKLLFDGRDLKGWHRYNGKGVPSSWKIEKGVLHLDVPQTASATPRDAGDLVTDGVFSGDFEFKAEFKIEKYTNSGFFFFVQESPQNPKVYSTGMEVQVGDDVLYQKPVDHPHSSGDLFGIADVRMQEPKPLGSWNQMQLTLKKNKLTVLINGFTVQEHDLTSADWKQRMAASKLKDAPVGKGKLSGRIGLQDWNTGVWFRDIKLRTL from the coding sequence ATGGTTTCCAAACGTATTGCTTTAGCATTTCTATTATATCTCACCCTAGCGGGCACACAGGCACAGACGCCTAATACCCTGTCCGCTCAAGAAAAGAAAGAGGGTTGGAAGCTTCTCTTCGATGGTCGAGACCTGAAGGGTTGGCATCGCTACAACGGAAAAGGCGTACCTTCGTCCTGGAAAATTGAGAAAGGTGTTTTGCACCTGGATGTTCCACAAACGGCATCTGCTACGCCACGCGACGCAGGCGATTTGGTAACAGATGGTGTGTTTTCCGGTGATTTTGAGTTCAAAGCGGAATTTAAAATTGAGAAGTATACCAATAGCGGTTTCTTTTTCTTCGTGCAGGAAAGTCCACAGAATCCAAAGGTTTATAGTACGGGAATGGAGGTACAAGTGGGCGACGACGTGCTTTATCAGAAGCCAGTCGATCACCCGCACAGCTCGGGCGATCTGTTTGGTATCGCCGACGTACGAATGCAGGAGCCCAAACCGCTGGGCAGTTGGAACCAAATGCAGTTGACCCTAAAGAAGAATAAGCTGACTGTTCTGATTAACGGGTTTACCGTTCAGGAGCACGATCTAACCAGCGCTGACTGGAAACAACGCATGGCCGCCAGCAAGCTCAAAGATGCCCCTGTTGGCAAAGGGAAATTAAGTGGACGAATCGGTTTACAAGACTGGAACACGGGTGTTTGGTTCCGAGACATTAAATTGCGGACGCTGTAA
- a CDS encoding T9SS C-terminal target domain-containing protein, translating to MWVIALFFVFSFKPLKLTPARSVAYPASRSQLVVTATDSIVLLSRDSYCRGGSPELTVTGTNVNWYADAGKKQLLYQGNTYHSPPLDQTTTFYLTQTISGVETAPVAITIEMVEAFLRNTVVTPASCGKSDGAISVTATGGTTRNPLYYSLNKGHAQRSPIFTNLAAGTYLLMDSVAAGCWGTINVVVPGPPGPSLSTIAVVDPHCGQADGTITVSAFGGSGSLSYSLNGVDFKSNNQFTNLTGGAYTITIKDQDQCTVSKSTSLKNSVRLSINQIDNIATSCGQSNGRIRVNSPTGNGRITYSIDGLTYQVSNTFDNLTAGKYTVYVQDETGCGERQTVLIDASKGAMITHIRAETATCGAADGQISITATGQGSLSYRLNEKPYQGDSSFTQLSSGSYEVQVKDEQNCISQQQVSLGEPCENAIYLPDAFTPNQDGINDSWTIYFPFPNLQLDALTIFNRWGEVIYHSDSRMLTSGDSLWNGMYKDQRQAGIYTYLLKVQFSPAGKIFIYQGTVLLTL from the coding sequence ATGTGGGTAATTGCACTCTTTTTTGTGTTCAGTTTTAAACCCTTAAAGTTGACACCAGCAAGAAGTGTTGCTTATCCGGCTAGTCGTAGCCAGCTTGTAGTAACGGCTACAGATAGTATTGTTTTACTGTCCCGCGATTCATATTGCCGAGGAGGAAGTCCTGAGTTAACCGTTACCGGGACCAATGTAAACTGGTATGCTGATGCGGGAAAAAAACAACTACTTTATCAAGGGAACACCTATCATTCTCCTCCCCTTGACCAAACCACTACCTTTTATCTGACCCAAACTATTTCTGGAGTGGAAACTGCGCCAGTTGCCATCACGATTGAAATGGTTGAAGCTTTTCTTCGCAATACGGTTGTAACACCGGCCAGTTGTGGAAAAAGTGATGGTGCTATTTCAGTTACGGCTACCGGTGGAACGACCCGTAATCCCCTCTATTATAGTTTAAATAAGGGGCATGCCCAACGATCCCCCATATTTACAAATCTGGCAGCGGGTACTTATCTGCTCATGGATTCGGTGGCTGCGGGGTGTTGGGGAACCATTAATGTGGTCGTGCCGGGTCCCCCAGGTCCTAGCCTTTCAACTATTGCAGTGGTTGATCCCCATTGTGGCCAGGCAGACGGGACAATCACCGTTTCGGCGTTTGGGGGAAGTGGTTCCCTAAGTTATTCGTTGAATGGCGTCGATTTTAAGTCCAACAATCAGTTTACGAACTTGACCGGCGGAGCTTACACCATTACAATTAAAGACCAGGATCAGTGTACTGTTTCTAAATCCACGTCCCTGAAAAACTCAGTGCGTCTTTCAATAAACCAGATTGATAACATAGCGACTAGCTGTGGACAGTCGAATGGTCGTATTCGCGTAAATAGCCCGACAGGTAATGGACGTATTACTTATTCAATCGATGGCTTAACTTATCAGGTTTCTAATACATTTGATAACCTTACGGCTGGAAAGTACACCGTGTATGTGCAGGATGAAACGGGTTGTGGCGAAAGGCAAACGGTCCTAATTGACGCGAGTAAAGGGGCTATGATTACTCATATTCGTGCAGAAACAGCGACTTGTGGCGCTGCTGATGGTCAAATCAGTATTACGGCCACTGGTCAGGGTAGTTTATCGTATAGGCTTAATGAAAAGCCTTATCAAGGCGATTCGTCGTTTACCCAACTGTCAAGTGGAAGTTATGAAGTTCAGGTAAAAGATGAACAGAATTGTATTAGTCAGCAACAGGTTAGCTTGGGCGAACCTTGTGAAAATGCGATTTACCTACCGGATGCGTTCACTCCGAATCAGGATGGGATTAATGATAGCTGGACCATCTACTTCCCGTTTCCAAATTTACAATTGGATGCATTAACAATTTTCAACCGGTGGGGAGAGGTGATCTATCATAGTGATTCCCGTATGCTTACGAGTGGTGATTCACTTTGGAATGGCATGTATAAGGATCAACGGCAGGCGGGAATTTACACTTATCTATTGAAAGTTCAGTTTTCTCCTGCTGGCAAAATTTTCATTTACCAAGGTACTGTTTTGTTAACTCTGTAA